The following proteins come from a genomic window of Bradysia coprophila strain Holo2 unplaced genomic scaffold, BU_Bcop_v1 contig_138, whole genome shotgun sequence:
- the LOC119074061 gene encoding uncharacterized protein LOC119074061, with protein MQGKMYCLVSVVIMLCAVACDSAIVKRSYSDQSVRGYLTERTCWWNEVCKEEFQQLFRCKCPQWSYCRAPGRYYNAYCSMTNTGYIWTQ; from the exons atgcaagGAAAG ATGTATTGCCTGGTATCGGTAGTAATAATGTTATGTGCAGTGGCCTGCGACTCAGCAATTGTAAAGAGAAGTTATTCGGATCAAAGCGTTCGGGGATACTTAACTGAG agAACTTGTTGGTGGAACGAGGTTTGCAAAGAGGAATTTCAACAACTATTTCGTTGTAAATGTCCGCAATGGTCGTATTGCAG AGCACCTGGACGATACTACAATGCATATTGTTCGATGACCAATACTGGGTATATTTGGACCCAATAG
- the LOC119074055 gene encoding uncharacterized protein LOC119074055 — MANKIELIINTLIVVLTIIKTSAAGILAPTALFSNTDQFSNNDNTDQNGYLIRNKRAAYIVPSDYYANYYNDYYNNYYNQPAIGQKFDTPSRPSADRFDGNDDDNIVVSQGTKYVYTPIFKYKSTQQKRRKLFVPNLFG, encoded by the exons ATGGCAAACAAG ATTGAACTAATTATCAACACACTCATCGTTGTGCTTACAATTATTAAAACATCCGCAGCTGGAATCCTAGCTCCAACTGCTCTATTTTCAAACACAGACCAATTTTCCAACAATGACAACACAGACCAAAATGGCTATTTGATTCGCAACAAACGTGCAGCGTACATTGTACCCAGTGACTATTATGCCAACTACTACAATGATTACTACAACAACTACTACAACCAACCTGCCATCGGTCAAAAGTTTGACACACCATCTCGACCATCGGCCGACCGATTCGATGGTAACGACGATGATAACATTGTCGTCTCGCAGGGCACAAAATATGTGTACACAccaattttcaaatacaaatcaACGCAACAGAAACGCCGTAAGCTTTTCGTTCCAAATTTGTTCGGTTAG